A window of Natrinema versiforme contains these coding sequences:
- the eif1A gene encoding translation initiation factor eIF-1A — translation MSDDGEGGRKNLRMPEDDEVFATVTNMLGANRVKVRCADGTERTARIPGKMQKRIWIREDDVVLVEPWDWQDEKADITWRYEKSEADQLRDEGHIP, via the coding sequence ATGAGCGACGACGGTGAGGGTGGTCGGAAGAACCTCCGGATGCCCGAGGACGACGAGGTCTTCGCGACCGTCACGAACATGCTCGGGGCGAATCGGGTCAAAGTACGCTGTGCTGACGGGACAGAGCGCACCGCTCGCATTCCCGGCAAGATGCAGAAACGCATCTGGATCCGTGAGGACGACGTCGTCCTCGTCGAGCCCTGGGACTGGCAAGACGAGAAAGCCGACATCACGTGGCGCTACGAGAAGAGCGAAGCGGACCAGTTGCGCGACGAAGGCCATATTCCATAA
- a CDS encoding alanine--glyoxylate aminotransferase family protein — protein MTEKREYKDDYPDKTLYIPGPTEVREDVIEAMGEPMFGHRMDRMTDLYTTIVEDTKEFLGTDNDVVILTGSGTEFWEASTLNLVDENILVPTCGSFSERHANVAERLGKNVDRLEYDWGQAIKPEDIRETLEESDNHYDVVATVMNESSTGVRNPIEEIGDVIAEYPDTYFVVDAVSSLGGDAVDIDEHNIDVIFASSQKAFAMPPGLAVCVVSDDAYDRELEKDSASWYGGFQRTIDYYDRKGQTHSTPAIPIMLAYRKQMKHMLEEGHEARDERHREMAEYTREWAREHFDMFPEEGYESQTVSCIENTQDIDVAATIDAVSEEYDFVFSNGYGSQLGEETFRIGHMGEHDLESIKELTDAIEDVAGL, from the coding sequence ATGACCGAGAAACGCGAATACAAAGACGACTACCCCGACAAGACGCTGTATATCCCGGGTCCGACCGAGGTACGCGAGGACGTTATCGAGGCGATGGGCGAGCCCATGTTCGGCCACCGCATGGACCGGATGACCGACCTCTATACGACCATCGTCGAGGACACGAAGGAGTTCCTCGGCACCGACAACGACGTCGTCATCCTCACGGGGTCGGGGACCGAGTTCTGGGAGGCCTCGACGCTCAACCTCGTCGACGAGAACATCCTCGTGCCGACCTGCGGGAGCTTCAGCGAGCGCCACGCCAACGTGGCCGAGCGACTGGGCAAGAACGTTGACCGGCTCGAGTACGACTGGGGACAGGCCATCAAGCCAGAAGACATCCGCGAGACGCTTGAGGAGAGCGACAACCACTACGATGTCGTCGCGACCGTCATGAACGAGTCCTCGACGGGCGTGCGCAACCCGATCGAGGAGATCGGCGACGTTATCGCCGAGTATCCGGACACCTACTTCGTCGTCGACGCGGTCTCCTCGCTGGGCGGGGACGCCGTCGACATCGACGAGCACAACATCGACGTGATCTTCGCCTCGAGTCAGAAGGCATTCGCGATGCCGCCGGGACTGGCCGTCTGCGTCGTCAGCGACGACGCCTACGACCGCGAACTCGAGAAAGACTCCGCGTCGTGGTACGGCGGCTTCCAGCGCACGATCGACTACTACGACCGCAAAGGTCAGACCCACTCCACGCCGGCGATTCCGATCATGCTGGCCTATCGCAAACAGATGAAACACATGCTCGAGGAGGGCCACGAGGCCCGAGACGAGCGCCACCGGGAGATGGCCGAGTACACCCGCGAGTGGGCTCGTGAGCACTTCGACATGTTCCCCGAGGAGGGGTACGAATCGCAGACGGTGAGCTGTATCGAGAACACGCAGGACATCGATGTCGCCGCGACCATCGACGCCGTCAGCGAGGAGTACGACTTCGTCTTCTCGAACGGCTACGGCTCGCAACTCGGCGAGGAGACGTTCCGCATCGGCCACATGGGCGAACACGACCTCGAGTCGATCAAGGAACTGACCGACGCGATCGAGGACGTCGCCGGGCTGTAG
- a CDS encoding DUF460 domain-containing protein — MSTRTSALDAVVFGVDIQSGDVRGDAPSYALAVYDGEDVTRDVVSHRKLRRLIDDEEPAIIATDNMYELAADKDQLIHFLGSLPAGTMLVQVTGAEQPEPLSRVAKRHNIPYGKDPMQEAEAAARLAAHNVGHEVSAFTDTTEVKVARGRSTGSGGWSEDRYTRRIHGSVRKRAREVESELEDANLEFEKDARESYGGLANAIFTVQARPSDIPVSRNRSGDVRVEIERQRRDGIEFRPLVKRRDHVIVGIDPGTTTAVAIVGLEGEVLDVWSSRTSDTADVIEWIVERGRPVIVAADVTPMPETVEKFRRSFDAAGWAPETDLPVDEKQHRTREHPYDNDHQRDAMAAALYALDAHEDQFARIADKLPPGIDRGEVTARVVAGEESVEAVLTDLNDDDESQEESTEHQPRELSEEEKRIKDLERQVERLQSHVERLEGRVEDRDDRIDELETELGVARREERKEVRRDREVSRLERKANRLERERDEAREEVETLERKVERMKALWKLDHSNFSDVSAEKEGLVPVKVVEKFTKGAIREADEQYGIASGDVVYIRDASGAGRSTAELLAEFDPRVILKDGGLSEIADEILFESEIPVGPADDVAMQEVDELAVAREADVEAAIDDWHERAEDRKRDRKAAMVDQLISEHRAGDNEV, encoded by the coding sequence GTGAGTACGCGAACGAGTGCGCTCGATGCAGTCGTCTTCGGCGTCGACATCCAAAGTGGTGACGTGCGCGGCGATGCGCCATCGTACGCACTGGCCGTCTACGACGGGGAAGACGTCACCCGGGACGTCGTCAGCCACCGAAAGCTCAGGCGACTGATCGACGACGAGGAGCCGGCGATCATCGCGACGGACAACATGTACGAGTTGGCCGCCGACAAGGACCAGCTCATCCACTTCCTCGGCTCGCTGCCCGCCGGGACCATGCTCGTCCAAGTGACGGGTGCCGAACAGCCCGAGCCGCTCTCCCGCGTCGCGAAGCGACACAACATCCCGTACGGAAAGGACCCGATGCAGGAGGCCGAGGCCGCGGCCCGACTGGCCGCCCACAACGTCGGCCACGAGGTCTCGGCCTTTACCGACACGACCGAAGTCAAGGTCGCACGCGGGCGCTCGACCGGCAGCGGCGGCTGGAGCGAGGACCGCTACACCCGCCGCATCCACGGCTCGGTCCGGAAACGGGCCCGCGAGGTCGAGTCCGAACTCGAGGACGCGAACCTCGAGTTCGAGAAGGACGCCCGAGAGTCCTACGGCGGCCTCGCAAACGCCATCTTCACCGTCCAAGCCCGGCCGAGCGACATCCCCGTCTCGCGCAATCGGTCGGGCGACGTCCGCGTCGAGATCGAGCGCCAGCGCCGCGACGGCATCGAGTTCCGGCCGCTGGTCAAGCGCCGCGATCACGTCATCGTCGGGATCGATCCCGGGACGACGACCGCCGTCGCCATCGTCGGCCTCGAGGGCGAGGTGTTAGACGTCTGGAGTTCCCGCACCAGCGACACCGCCGACGTAATCGAGTGGATCGTCGAGCGCGGCCGGCCCGTCATCGTCGCGGCGGACGTGACGCCGATGCCCGAGACCGTCGAGAAGTTCCGCCGGAGCTTCGACGCCGCGGGCTGGGCCCCCGAAACCGATCTGCCGGTCGACGAGAAACAACACCGCACGCGCGAGCACCCCTACGATAACGACCATCAGCGCGACGCGATGGCCGCCGCGCTGTACGCCCTCGACGCTCACGAGGACCAGTTCGCGCGGATCGCCGACAAACTCCCGCCGGGGATCGACCGCGGCGAGGTCACCGCCCGCGTCGTCGCCGGCGAGGAGAGCGTCGAGGCCGTCCTCACCGACCTGAACGACGACGACGAATCCCAAGAGGAATCCACCGAGCACCAGCCCCGCGAACTGAGCGAGGAGGAAAAACGGATCAAGGACCTCGAGCGACAGGTCGAGCGGCTGCAGTCACACGTCGAGCGCCTCGAGGGCCGCGTCGAGGACCGCGACGACCGGATCGACGAACTCGAGACCGAACTGGGGGTCGCCCGTCGCGAAGAGCGCAAGGAGGTCCGCCGGGACCGCGAGGTGAGCCGCCTCGAGCGGAAGGCGAACCGACTCGAACGCGAGCGCGACGAGGCCCGCGAGGAGGTCGAGACGCTCGAGCGGAAAGTCGAGCGGATGAAAGCCCTCTGGAAGCTCGATCACTCGAACTTCAGCGACGTCTCCGCGGAGAAGGAGGGGCTGGTCCCGGTCAAGGTCGTCGAGAAGTTTACGAAGGGCGCGATCCGCGAGGCCGACGAGCAGTACGGCATCGCCAGCGGCGACGTGGTCTACATCCGCGACGCCAGCGGTGCGGGCCGTTCGACGGCCGAACTGCTCGCGGAGTTCGACCCCCGCGTGATTCTCAAAGACGGCGGCCTCTCCGAAATCGCCGACGAAATCCTCTTCGAGAGCGAGATTCCGGTCGGCCCCGCGGACGACGTCGCCATGCAGGAGGTCGACGAACTCGCCGTCGCTCGCGAGGCCGACGTCGAGGCGGCCATCGACGACTGGCACGAGCGAGCCGAAGACCGGAAACGGGATCGCAAAGCGGCGATGGTCGACCAGCTCATCAGCGAACACCGAGCTGGCGACAACGAAGTATAG
- a CDS encoding DsrE family protein — MQTVFHLIADEPEQQQTALTIAENLTKDDSVEIDDIAIVAQADGIEPLTAGGDGSDMVESLLETGISVKACGNTLDLKDLAESDLVEGVETVPSGGGELTRLQSEGYAYIRP, encoded by the coding sequence GTGCAGACAGTCTTCCATCTCATCGCCGACGAACCCGAACAGCAACAGACCGCGCTCACGATCGCCGAGAACCTCACGAAGGACGACTCCGTCGAGATCGACGACATCGCCATCGTCGCACAGGCCGACGGCATCGAGCCGCTGACGGCCGGCGGCGACGGCAGCGACATGGTCGAATCACTGCTCGAGACCGGCATCTCGGTCAAGGCCTGCGGGAACACGCTCGACCTGAAAGACCTCGCGGAGTCCGACCTCGTCGAGGGCGTCGAGACCGTCCCGTCCGGCGGCGGCGAACTCACGCGCTTGCAGAGCGAGGGCTACGCCTACATCCGTCCGTAG
- the rnz gene encoding ribonuclease Z, whose amino-acid sequence MALRVTFLGTAGAIPTTERNPSSVFVAREGEGLLFDAGEGTQRQMMRFGTGFSVSHLFVTHLHGDHVLGIPGLLQTMAFNDREEPLAIHTPHGTRQQLKSLVNALGNRPSFPVRISEVGGGDVAYRAEEYEVRAFETDHDTRSVGYALVEDDRKGRFDRERAEELGVPVGPKFSKLHEGEPVELEDGTVVDPEQVVGDPRPGRSIVYTGDTRPAEATIAAADGPDLLIHDATFADDRADRATDTAHSTARQAAEIANRAGADRLALMHLSSRYAGRTEDHERQAREVFAGDADDVFVPQDGQYLEIPYPDDDEQ is encoded by the coding sequence ATGGCACTGCGCGTGACGTTTCTGGGGACGGCCGGGGCGATTCCGACGACCGAACGGAATCCGAGCAGCGTCTTCGTCGCCCGCGAGGGCGAGGGGTTGCTGTTCGACGCCGGCGAGGGGACCCAGCGTCAGATGATGCGCTTTGGCACCGGCTTTTCGGTCTCCCACCTGTTCGTCACGCACCTCCACGGCGATCACGTCCTCGGGATTCCGGGGCTGCTCCAGACGATGGCCTTCAACGACCGCGAGGAACCGCTGGCGATCCACACGCCCCACGGCACGCGCCAACAGCTCAAATCGCTGGTCAACGCCCTCGGGAATCGTCCCTCGTTTCCCGTGCGGATCAGCGAAGTCGGCGGCGGCGACGTTGCCTACCGCGCCGAGGAGTACGAGGTCCGCGCGTTCGAGACCGACCACGACACCCGCTCGGTCGGCTACGCACTCGTCGAAGACGACCGCAAGGGCCGGTTCGATCGCGAACGCGCTGAGGAATTAGGCGTGCCGGTGGGACCGAAGTTCTCGAAACTCCACGAGGGCGAACCCGTCGAACTCGAGGACGGTACCGTGGTCGACCCCGAGCAGGTCGTCGGCGACCCCCGCCCGGGCCGGTCGATCGTCTACACCGGCGACACTCGCCCCGCCGAGGCGACGATCGCAGCCGCCGACGGGCCGGACCTGCTGATCCACGACGCCACCTTCGCCGATGACCGCGCCGACCGCGCCACCGATACCGCCCACTCGACGGCCCGCCAAGCCGCCGAAATCGCGAACCGAGCCGGGGCGGACCGGCTCGCGCTGATGCACCTCTCCTCGCGCTACGCCGGGCGGACCGAGGACCACGAACGACAGGCCCGCGAGGTCTTCGCGGGTGATGCGGACGACGTGTTCGTTCCCCAAGACGGACAGTACCTCGAGATTCCGTATCCGGACGACGACGAGCAGTGA
- a CDS encoding twin-arginine translocation signal domain-containing protein: MARDNPVSRRTALKLTGAAASTALIAGCSSDDGNGNGNGNGGGASEYEAEPEDEIHFEATTGDWTGIKPSEIEGSSNPTLILEEGETYYIGWTEGNNTEHNIEIWDENDEVVEEYETEEVSEPDDDQILEVTATSDMVAYVCDPHSSQMHGEIQVE, from the coding sequence ATGGCACGAGATAATCCGGTTTCGCGGCGGACAGCACTGAAGCTCACCGGTGCGGCAGCGTCGACGGCGCTCATCGCCGGTTGTAGCAGCGATGACGGCAACGGCAACGGTAACGGAAACGGCGGCGGCGCAAGCGAGTACGAAGCCGAGCCGGAGGACGAGATTCACTTCGAAGCGACGACCGGTGACTGGACGGGTATCAAGCCGTCGGAGATCGAGGGCTCGTCGAACCCGACGCTCATCCTCGAGGAAGGCGAGACCTATTATATCGGCTGGACAGAGGGCAACAATACGGAACACAACATCGAAATCTGGGACGAGAACGACGAGGTCGTCGAAGAGTACGAGACCGAGGAGGTCTCCGAGCCCGACGACGACCAGATTCTCGAGGTCACGGCGACTTCCGATATGGTCGCGTACGTCTGCGATCCGCACTCCTCCCAGATGCACGGCGAAATTCAGGTCGAATAA
- a CDS encoding S8 family peptidase → MKLSRRRVLGGIGAGAAAGLLGMPASAAEDGIATDTERVFIHPKTGLLDELGELLDVIEAVDGTTVLEFDNFEFVVAEVPSTGLDQLRQDRRVATVEEDDETGIPSDWSPSLPNLFDPPGGSDCATHPDQRASWGVERIGADAVEPDGSGVDVGILDTGIQSDHCSLSVAGGRNFTADGTAGDYEDRHGHGTHVAGVAGADDNDRGVVGVAPAANLYAVKVLGDDGSGRYSELIAGIDWCMSNDIEIISMSLGGDAESATLARAIDAAHSDGHLLLCAAGNDGNDGSDSCAAETMTYPATHENVVAVTAMDENDRLASYSSVGSAVDLLAPGTAITSSTVDNEYAEASGTSVATPFVTGVAALVWETREEDGPGPTDPVRKILGETAETVLGTCAEGDGLVNARAALGDERATEGREWSDGPVGGFRSIVQWFVDLIAGVFEWLFGLFE, encoded by the coding sequence ATGAAACTCAGCCGGCGACGGGTACTCGGTGGGATCGGAGCCGGTGCCGCGGCGGGGCTGCTTGGGATGCCGGCGTCGGCAGCGGAGGACGGTATCGCCACCGACACCGAGCGGGTATTCATACATCCGAAGACGGGGTTGCTGGACGAACTCGGCGAACTTCTTGACGTGATCGAGGCCGTCGACGGCACGACGGTCCTCGAGTTCGACAACTTCGAGTTCGTCGTCGCGGAGGTGCCGTCGACCGGACTGGACCAACTGCGTCAGGATCGTCGCGTAGCGACCGTCGAAGAGGACGACGAGACGGGAATTCCGTCGGACTGGTCGCCGTCCCTGCCGAACCTCTTCGATCCGCCCGGCGGGTCGGATTGTGCGACCCATCCCGACCAACGAGCGTCGTGGGGCGTCGAACGGATCGGTGCCGACGCCGTCGAACCGGACGGATCGGGCGTCGACGTGGGAATTCTCGACACGGGAATTCAGTCGGACCACTGCAGCCTGTCGGTCGCCGGCGGTCGGAACTTCACCGCCGACGGAACGGCCGGGGACTACGAGGACCGCCACGGCCACGGGACCCACGTCGCCGGGGTCGCCGGTGCCGACGACAACGACCGCGGCGTCGTGGGCGTCGCTCCAGCGGCGAATCTGTACGCGGTGAAGGTGCTCGGCGACGACGGCTCCGGCCGGTACAGCGAACTGATCGCCGGGATCGACTGGTGCATGTCGAACGACATCGAGATCATCTCGATGAGCCTCGGCGGCGACGCCGAGAGTGCCACGCTCGCCCGGGCGATCGACGCCGCACACTCGGATGGCCACCTCCTGCTCTGTGCGGCCGGGAATGACGGCAACGACGGCAGCGACTCGTGTGCCGCGGAGACGATGACCTATCCGGCGACCCACGAGAACGTCGTCGCGGTGACCGCGATGGACGAAAACGACCGGCTGGCATCCTACAGCAGCGTCGGCTCGGCCGTCGACCTGCTAGCACCGGGGACGGCCATCACCTCGAGCACCGTCGACAACGAGTACGCCGAGGCCAGCGGCACGAGCGTCGCCACCCCGTTCGTTACCGGCGTCGCGGCGCTCGTCTGGGAGACTCGCGAGGAGGACGGCCCGGGACCGACCGACCCGGTCCGGAAGATCCTCGGCGAGACGGCGGAGACGGTGCTCGGAACCTGCGCAGAAGGAGACGGGCTCGTGAACGCCCGCGCGGCCCTCGGCGACGAGCGTGCGACTGAGGGCAGGGAGTGGAGCGACGGTCCCGTCGGCGGATTCCGGTCGATCGTCCAGTGGTTTGTCGACCTGATCGCCGGCGTCTTCGAGTGGCTCTTCGGGCTGTTCGAATGA
- a CDS encoding DUF6517 family protein codes for MTVTRRELLAAGATAGTGIVAGCTGVAEDSLSSTVGTVSRAALEETGYEEHTVEEVVVERTVSRFGIERSIEARNWYAEYDRAIALDRVGLTRVQAAVVAVLTTPQVTVLGKTFNPVGEYSTDDLVAMIQERYDRLEDVQFVDERSISMLGTETTLARYEASARLIETGTTLDVSVKVSDPVAHGDDFVICVAVSPQVNGFETESEAVRTMLESLEHE; via the coding sequence ATGACAGTCACGCGCCGCGAGTTACTCGCCGCGGGAGCGACCGCCGGGACGGGGATCGTCGCCGGCTGTACCGGGGTCGCCGAGGACTCGCTCTCGTCGACCGTCGGGACCGTCTCGCGGGCGGCGCTCGAGGAGACCGGCTACGAGGAACACACCGTCGAGGAGGTCGTCGTCGAGCGGACCGTCAGCCGCTTTGGCATCGAGCGCTCGATCGAGGCCCGGAACTGGTACGCCGAGTACGACCGGGCGATCGCACTCGATAGGGTCGGGCTGACGCGCGTACAGGCGGCGGTCGTCGCCGTCCTCACGACGCCGCAGGTGACCGTACTGGGGAAGACGTTCAATCCCGTCGGCGAGTACTCGACGGACGACCTCGTCGCAATGATTCAGGAGCGGTACGACCGACTCGAGGACGTCCAGTTCGTCGACGAGCGGTCGATTTCGATGCTGGGGACCGAGACGACGCTCGCCCGGTACGAGGCGAGCGCTCGACTGATCGAGACCGGGACCACGCTCGACGTCTCCGTGAAAGTCAGCGACCCCGTCGCCCACGGCGACGATTTCGTGATCTGCGTCGCGGTCTCGCCGCAGGTCAACGGCTTCGAGACCGAATCCGAGGCCGTGCGGACGATGCTCGAGTCGCTCGAGCACGAGTGA
- a CDS encoding O-acetylhomoserine aminocarboxypropyltransferase/cysteine synthase family protein — protein MSDDASDGHDADGERVERGLGTRSVHAGQSPDPETGAMAPPLYQTTSYVFEDADTAADRYALEDDGYIYSRIANPTVTTLEDRLADLEGGAGAVATGSGMAALDSAVLILAEAGDNVVCSTDTYGGTTAYFSKTATRRDIEPKFVPTLEYDAYEEAIDEDTAFVHVETIGNPSLVTPDFERVAEIAHDNGVPLVVDNTFATPALCRPLEHGADVVWESTTKWLHGSGTTVGGVLVDGGTFPWGEHGYDEIAGPNHAYHDVDFSRDFPEAPFAAAARFRSLRSLGNQQSPFDAWQTLQGLESMPLRVEKHCENAAIVAEYLADHDDVAWVTHPGLEDHPTHDNATRYLEDFGGMVAFGLEAGFEAGKAFCENVEVAQFLANIGDAKTLVIHPASTTHGQLSPEEREEAGVTEDLIRMSVGIEDPEDVLADLEQAIAAATRACRDEGERP, from the coding sequence ATGAGCGACGACGCGAGCGACGGGCACGATGCGGACGGCGAGCGGGTCGAGCGCGGACTCGGAACGCGCAGCGTCCACGCCGGCCAGTCCCCCGATCCGGAGACCGGCGCGATGGCACCGCCGCTCTACCAGACGACCTCCTACGTCTTCGAGGACGCCGATACCGCGGCCGACCGCTACGCGCTCGAGGACGACGGCTACATCTACTCTCGCATCGCCAACCCGACCGTCACGACGCTCGAGGATCGCCTCGCCGATCTCGAGGGCGGCGCGGGCGCGGTCGCGACGGGCAGCGGCATGGCCGCGCTGGACTCCGCGGTCCTGATCCTCGCCGAAGCGGGCGACAACGTGGTCTGCTCGACGGACACCTACGGCGGGACGACCGCCTACTTCTCGAAGACCGCGACCCGCCGGGACATCGAACCGAAATTCGTCCCGACGCTGGAGTACGACGCCTACGAGGAGGCGATCGACGAGGACACCGCCTTCGTCCACGTCGAGACGATCGGCAACCCCTCGCTCGTGACGCCGGACTTCGAGCGAGTCGCCGAGATCGCCCACGACAACGGCGTGCCGCTCGTGGTGGACAACACCTTCGCGACCCCCGCCCTCTGCCGGCCGCTCGAGCACGGAGCCGACGTGGTCTGGGAGTCGACGACCAAGTGGCTCCACGGCTCCGGGACGACCGTCGGCGGCGTCCTCGTCGACGGCGGCACCTTCCCGTGGGGCGAGCACGGCTACGACGAGATCGCGGGGCCGAACCACGCCTACCACGACGTCGACTTCTCGCGGGACTTCCCCGAGGCACCCTTCGCCGCCGCGGCCAGATTCCGCTCGCTGCGCAGTCTGGGCAATCAGCAGTCGCCGTTCGACGCGTGGCAGACCCTCCAGGGCCTCGAGTCGATGCCCCTGCGCGTCGAGAAGCACTGCGAGAACGCCGCGATCGTCGCGGAGTACCTCGCCGACCACGACGATGTCGCGTGGGTCACGCATCCGGGACTCGAAGATCATCCCACGCACGACAACGCGACGCGATATCTCGAGGACTTCGGCGGCATGGTCGCGTTCGGCCTCGAGGCGGGATTCGAGGCGGGCAAGGCGTTCTGTGAGAACGTCGAGGTCGCGCAGTTCCTCGCGAACATCGGCGACGCGAAGACGCTCGTGATCCATCCCGCGAGCACCACTCACGGTCAGCTCTCGCCCGAAGAGCGCGAGGAGGCGGGCGTGACGGAAGACTTGATCCGGATGTCGGTCGGAATCGAGGACCCCGAGGATGTTCTGGCCGACCTCGAGCAAGCTATCGCGGCGGCGACGCGGGCCTGTCGGGACGAGGGTGAGCGTCCGTGA
- a CDS encoding MFS transporter, which translates to MHSSDRDRIVLAALVFAVLFSQVLLYPGVATLVDALGADAATSAFAATPLDASMWFLVAEFAAYVAFVGVWGVASDATGRRTPFIVVGALAGAVGYAVLAAAPALGSVPFGGVLLLRVFQGAMTIGAFSLTMTMLMDLEGGHGRNMGAAGIAIGLGAALGAPIGGQLTEFSPLAPLLVAAGLLVCVGALVSLVEDRAVDDRRSARALVDGIRRQPTLSIPYAFGFVDRLTAGFFALVGTLYFQETFGLDAGTTGLMLACFFAPFALLQYPMGALSDRIGRTVPIVVGSICYGGGILLVGASPSVPTAAIAMGGVGVLGALVAPATMALVTDLADESERGIAMAGFNVAGSLGFLGGFLIGGTVAGTYGYDLAFLVVGGLEIAIAVVTVPVFLRLSLEPTERFRSGDSRDT; encoded by the coding sequence GTGCACTCGAGTGACCGGGACCGGATCGTACTCGCCGCCCTCGTCTTCGCGGTATTGTTCTCGCAGGTGCTACTCTATCCGGGTGTCGCAACGCTCGTGGACGCGCTGGGTGCCGACGCGGCGACGTCGGCGTTCGCGGCGACGCCGCTCGACGCGAGCATGTGGTTTCTGGTCGCCGAATTCGCCGCCTACGTCGCGTTCGTCGGCGTCTGGGGCGTCGCGAGCGACGCGACCGGCCGGCGCACGCCGTTTATCGTGGTCGGCGCGCTGGCCGGCGCGGTCGGCTACGCCGTTCTTGCCGCCGCCCCGGCGCTCGGATCGGTCCCCTTCGGCGGCGTCCTCCTCCTGCGCGTCTTTCAGGGGGCGATGACCATCGGCGCGTTCTCCCTGACGATGACCATGCTGATGGACCTTGAGGGGGGCCACGGCCGGAACATGGGCGCGGCGGGGATCGCCATCGGACTCGGCGCGGCGCTCGGCGCGCCGATCGGCGGCCAACTGACGGAGTTCAGCCCGCTCGCGCCGCTGCTCGTCGCCGCCGGCCTGCTGGTCTGTGTCGGTGCGCTCGTCTCGCTGGTCGAGGACCGCGCGGTCGACGACCGCCGGAGCGCTCGAGCGCTCGTGGACGGCATCCGCCGGCAACCGACCCTCTCGATCCCGTACGCGTTCGGCTTCGTCGACCGGCTCACGGCGGGCTTTTTCGCGCTGGTGGGAACCCTCTACTTTCAGGAGACGTTCGGGCTCGACGCCGGGACGACCGGCCTCATGCTGGCGTGCTTTTTCGCGCCCTTCGCCCTGTTGCAGTATCCGATGGGTGCCCTCTCGGACCGGATCGGCCGCACCGTTCCGATCGTCGTCGGCTCGATCTGTTACGGCGGCGGTATCCTCCTCGTCGGCGCCTCGCCGTCGGTTCCGACCGCCGCGATCGCGATGGGCGGCGTCGGCGTCCTCGGCGCGCTGGTCGCCCCCGCGACGATGGCGCTCGTCACCGATCTCGCCGACGAGAGCGAGCGCGGGATCGCCATGGCCGGGTTCAACGTCGCCGGGAGCCTCGGCTTCCTCGGCGGCTTCCTCATCGGCGGCACCGTCGCCGGCACCTACGGCTACGACCTAGCGTTCCTCGTCGTCGGTGGCCTCGAGATCGCCATCGCCGTCGTCACAGTACCCGTCTTCCTGCGCCTCTCGCTCGAGCCGACTGAGCGGTTTCGATCGGGCGACAGCCGGGATACCTAA